A genomic segment from Tuwongella immobilis encodes:
- the rpsO gene encoding 30S ribosomal protein S15, producing MAISSDRKAKLIEDYRRDEQDTGSPEVQIALLTARILELTEHMKQNKKDHSSRRGLLRMVNQRTCLLGYLRNTDRARYQTLIERLGLRK from the coding sequence ATGGCGATTTCCAGTGACCGAAAAGCGAAGTTGATCGAAGATTATCGGCGGGATGAGCAAGATACCGGTTCTCCGGAAGTCCAAATTGCCCTGCTGACCGCTCGGATTCTTGAATTGACCGAGCATATGAAGCAGAACAAAAAGGACCATTCCAGCCGCCGAGGTCTGTTGCGGATGGTGAACCAGCGAACCTGTTTGCTGGGCTACCTCCGAAACACCGATCGCGCTCGCTATCAAACTCTGATCGAACGCCTGGGGCTTCGGAAGTGA